A genomic region of Methanosarcinales archaeon contains the following coding sequences:
- a CDS encoding CoA-binding protein, whose protein sequence is MKTEQELFWDADRFAVVTDNTKPAMKWAIKELTKLGKDVYAVDISKDPAKGTLQNVSELPEGIERAIIGVTTTQPADVMDALKAQGINNVWIHWMTETPEVKEKCGESQIHCISGKCPMMYLGHGLSI, encoded by the coding sequence ATGAAAACTGAACAGGAATTATTCTGGGATGCTGACAGATTCGCAGTAGTTACTGATAATACCAAACCGGCTATGAAATGGGCAATTAAAGAGCTGACCAAATTGGGGAAAGATGTCTATGCCGTTGATATATCAAAAGACCCTGCAAAAGGAACACTACAAAATGTTTCAGAACTCCCGGAAGGTATTGAAAGAGCCATAATAGGAGTGACCACAACCCAGCCAGCAGATGTTATGGATGCTCTTAAGGCGCAAGGCATTAATAATGTCTGGATACACTGGATGACCGAAACTCCGGAAGTAAAAGAGAAGTGTGGCGAATCCCAGATACACTGCATATCCGGAAAATGTCCGATGATGTATCTGGGTCATGGTTTAAGTATCTAA